Genomic window (Musa acuminata AAA Group cultivar baxijiao chromosome BXJ1-9, Cavendish_Baxijiao_AAA, whole genome shotgun sequence):
TTTTTTTGGTGAAATTATCGTTAGAAATTATCATCATCAGGCCATGCATTGGCGGGAGCCTGATGCACTGGGCTATCCTTTGTTTATTTATATGTTCATGTTTAAATACAACATGTCGGAAGTTGTTCCTTTTTCCCTAGTTATTGTTGTATTTGCAGAGTGACAATTCGTGTAAATTGATCAATCCATTCTTGAAACATAGTTTTAAGGAGCAATCTGACTGGTGTTCATACTTCTTATGAAGGCTATCTTGCAATTTGCTGAATGTGGTACATTTTTTGGCCAAGTTGATCTCTTTAAAGTCCGAGGGAAATTTGCATTATCTGATGCTTATGAAGACCATTTTATGCTTCCAAAAGGAAAGATTCTTTTAGTCACTCATCGGAGAGTATTGTTACTTCAGGTCAGTAGACATCACTGTCAATaggtttttttttacttaaatatCTCTCTTTGTATCCACTTAAGCATCATTTTTAAATCAGCAACCAACAAATATCATGGGGCAAAGGAAATTCAATCCAGCAAGAGATGCTTGTACAGTATTGTGGGATGTCCTGTGGGATGATTTGGTGACAATGGAGCTGACACGTGGAAAGAAAGATCAACAAGGATCACTACCTTCACGTCTCATCTTATATCTGCATATGAGGTCGGCTGAGTCAAATACCATTCGTGTGATAAAGTGTTGCCGTGGATCTGAACAAGCTAGTGATATTTATTCATCCATTCAACAAGCATTAAACACATACGGTCCTTATGCttcaaaggtatatatatatattatattgtatCATATTCTGGATAGATTTAAATAACAACTGTTGTAACCTTTAAACTTGTACATCACAAACTTTATGGTACAGGACGGACAGAGAAGAAAGGTGCCACAACCATATAGCCCACGCAAAACAGTTTTTCCAGCTGAAGTATTTGCTAAAGAAACTTTTCAGAGCTCAGTAATGGATGATGATGAAGTGTCTGTTACTGTGCATTCTGATTTTGGTGCTATATTTGCTCAAGCacaatctgagcaagaacaccttCTTTGAGACCATATAGAGTCAGTATAAGCAACATTCTCATACTGAGTCTGGTGGAAGTTCATAGCTTGACTTCATGATTAGCCCAAAACTCGGTGCTGAAGTTGCTGTAGCCATCTTCTGCTCCTGCTAAAAGGTTTGACACATTACCTACCACAAGGATGATCTTTCACATGTGATACTTTTCTcctttatgtttgactttttttatttatgtacATCTTCTGGTAGAGCTGTTTGCAATGCTGGAACTTTATTTTCTCTTGCAGTTATCAAAAGTTGAGAAAAAAATTACAACACTGGATAAAGCTTCTATTATTCTAAAGTGCATTTCACAATCATATAGAACTCTTAATGTCCTTTTTGTTCAAAATCTACCCAACTAATCCAAATTTGGTTGGAATTAATTTGAATAAATTGAATTCAGCCAAACGTAGTTGATTTTGGAAATTCTACTCAGTTTCATTGCCATAAGAAATGGAGGTGAAGGAGAAAAGAGAAGATGAGATAGAGGAAAGGTTAAAGAAGAAAAATGTAATTGTGATCATGCAATAGATGAAAAAGTACTGCAACTTTTGCCTTTGCTATTAAGTGCTAACTGCTCATCATGGCAAAAGAAAAACTACAGGGGGAGGAAAGGTGCAGATAGAGAGAAGCTCATAACCTTATAAAGAATGGTATTATGAAGAGGAAGATGGCACGGAATTAAAAATTAACGTTATATTCCATGAGTGCTCTTTCCAAAATATTCTTTTTTGGTATTAGTGTTCTCTTCTATAACCATAGGAATATTCTTGTATGATAAGATTAGTTCTAATTTCATTAAATAAATTTTGTCAGTATTTAGTAAATAAATGTATATTAATgtttttatcttttataatttAGTTTCATAGTGTTTTTAAAGTAAAATGTTTCATGAAAGATGGTGGTAAAATAACCTtatggaatttttttttatttttacaaaaaaattagattattaaattattttcacAACTGATTATTAAGTTATTTTCACAAGTGATCCTGATCGTCCCCATCTGATCCAACTAAATTTTCAATCACTATGTTATTTTCCCTGTCCAATTCCAATTCTGATGTTGATTTTAAGAATTATGAATTTAATCCTATTTCGTGTGCACTATTATTTGTAACATTTAATCTCTGTTCTCTTATCACAAAGTTCTATAATAGATTTCTATTGCCAATTATTTTTGTTACTTCTGCAACATATTTCTTAATGTACTTGTCTGCAAGAATCCATACTCCAATTTTATGTTTTATCTTCTCTTATACATCAAAGTTTATATATTACTAACCATTTCCCTGTATTGTTCAGCCACCCAGAGTACTTTATAaacaaattttattaattttaatcttCATTATTATGGATATTAATGTGGTTCCTATATTTCATGTTAGTTGTCTGTTCCATGAGATGGAATTAAGGACTTCAAAGACAAAAAATCTTGTAAATAAAACGGCTTAGTCCTACATGTGATGTGAGAGCACAATTGAGTTGGTTTATGGAGCTAAATGAGTGTACTTCCATTAACTTTGGCTTAAGCAGTTTTGGACCATGTGGTTCTGGGCTTATCAAGTTAGTAGATTTGTTAGTTGTTCCATTAGATAGGGTCATGACATCACAAGTATGTCTAGTATCCTTGTATTTAGTACATTGAATGTTGTTTGATGAATTTATCATGGATTAACATTCTGGTTAATGTTCCATCATTCAGCTTGAAAGTCTAGTTCTAATGAAGTAGTTTGCATGAAATTTGATTAAATTCCTTTCAAAATCTCTGTTATAGTTCACACAATTGAGCAAATAGAATGATCTTTTGCCTGAGCTTTTACCAAATTTTAGCATAATGAACTCAATGCAGGAATTCTCTAAAATAGGCTTAGTTCCACCGAAACGTTTCTATTTGTgcaaattcaaaattttcttttgaaagTTTGATATGAATTGATGATCCACAAGATGTCCACTGAAAAACTGGAAATGAACTAGTTGGCTCATAGGTCTTTAAGATGTGCCATATATTTGTTGATTAGAAGTAAGTGCCCTGCTATCTGTCTAATATTTGTCCATCAGCCAAATTGGATATGTAATTGTTCTAGAAGTAGGCTACATTTCTATTGGAAAATAGGAGGTCTGCAGATCCCCTTGCTTTCGATAATCATGCATTATTGGGAATCTTTGTCCAATTAGTCAGACTGTTACTTTATGGTCCAAATTTTACCAAATATTGACAGAATAGGAGAAGGTGCCAAACCAATGCAAATATGATAAAACAATGTGAAAAGGCACACTGTATCAGCTTTGTTCACCAATGCAAGTAACATGTCTAGGCCATAGCTTAATATTTGAACTGGCATGAATTGTACAGAATATAAAAGTTCTAAACATGATCGCAAGTTGCTCCTTTTCAGTTACTATCATCCAATTGagattgtagataatattcttccATTAATGGATTTTGTCACAGACACATACACAATGCAGATGAAACATTTTCTGAATATTAAGAAATATCATGCGAGGCCTGTGGCATTCTAGTTAAAACAAAGTAGATTGCTTTAGCAAATTGTataccttgttttttttttttttttacctatgCTTTATACAATCTCGCTTCCTTGATGCATTAGCAAGAAGCTAAGTTAAATGTAGCTGCAAAATTACAAGTGAAAGGTTAGGGGGGATCATATCAAAAGTATATGCAAATACATGATGCTGGGTGTGAACTACTTTTCTAGTTGTTTTCACTTTGAATTTGTTTAGATAGGACATCATTTATCATTTACATATCATGACGTTCGATATATGGTTGCCTACAGATGGTCTCAAAGTTGCATCAGCCGATGACTTGGTAATATCACTGCATCTCGATCATGGATGTATCCAAAATTTTGTGATACTGTATATTAAGCGATAGTTTTCGCATTCTTTTTCTGTATATATGCACAGTTCTTCTACAGTTTATTTGAATATCGTAATTAATTGTGTTCTGAGCAAAGATTCACACATTCCATGTTTATTCGGGTTTACTCCAAAACCGCCATGTGTTGCACAAGTTGATTCGATCTGCTGTCATTTAAAAGTTCGACCGTTGATATGATGTGGCAAAGTTGATTCGATCTGCTCTTTTCAAATTAGTCAATTCAAGCTCGTCAAGTGTACTCTTTGATTCTGCATCGTGACTCTTTTTAAGTTCTGAACTATAGTAAATGCCGTCATGCCATCTTCTCTATCCTTTGAAACATAGACGCCTACGACCCCGCCTGAGGAGAATCACATTACCTTCTTCAACTTTCCAGTCGAGATTGACTTCGCTTGGGCAGAGGGATCGAAATGGAGATCGGCATAGTCTTCGGCAGCGAATGAAGAGATCGAAATGGAGGTTGCAGTAGTCTTCGGCTGCAAAGATAATGGGCGGCATAGTAGTTTGCAGCGAATGGAGTGAAGGAAGCGTCATCCAGACGACGGCCGTGGCAGGTGTTGTGTTTTGGCGGCATGCGGGCATCCATCGAGGCGCTACAGGTGGTGATGCACACGAATGGAAAAGGCGAGGATGCCGTGCATACACCAATTCCGGCTGATGACTGGAACTCAGCCGTATCTTTCTTCTCTGCAGATACGGACTGCACGCATTGACCGATCCTTGAATTGCATCAGTTAGTCCAACATCTCTACTCACCCTCTACCCATTCCCCAATTCCCTCTTCCCCATCCTACTTCTCTCCCTTAACGAGGATGATTAAATTAATGACATAGCATGAAATACAACATCTACACAGTTTTGAGCCAAACACTAGTAAGAATCATGAGCGTCAAAGATtacaaatcaaaatatttattttaccttcatcaGCAACTACCCCCAGGTGCATAGCTAAAATCAAAGAAAACTAATAGAATACCAAATACTCCTTCTAATGATAAAAATTTCATGGTAGCCACTACCCAAAAACCATGTATCATGCTGTTTGTTTAGTAAAAGTGTCACGAACGCAGTGGAGTACACAACCCCATCAGTGAGACAATCTACACTTGATAACCACAATTTGCAAGCCTGAACTTACATAGGTCATGAGAAGCAAACAGATTACTTTTAATTTGAAGTTCAAGACTTTCTAATCAAACAGTAGCCACATAAGAATAAATCAAAGATACAAGGATATAGTCCACTAAGCAAGATCAATTTGGGAAGATAACGTCATGATCCTCTTAAATTAATGACCTGAGGAATCACTTCTTTGCACTGCCTTTGTTTTTGGAGTCCGTGGTGCCTCCACCAGCTGCTGCTTGTGCAGCCTTCTTGGCTGCCTTCTCTTGGAGTGCTTTTGCATCCCTTTACACAATCAAGATAACTTCAGTTTTTCCCCGTCAATTaccaaaataatctaacaaaaaATCGAATTTTGCATCCCTTTACACAATCAAGATAACTTCAGTTTCTCCCCGTCAATTACCGAATTAATCTAACAAAAAATCTTTTTTCCATTTAAAATTAATCGAATAAGGTCGAAATTgttaaagataataataaatcCAAACAAAACCCTAAGAACAGGATAAAAGGGAAGAGTACACCTCTCGCGGCGCTGCTCGGGGGTCAGGCCGTCTTCTCTCTGCTTCACCTGACCTTTTCGGGCCTGAGCCCTCTGCCGGTCGGTTTCTCTCTGGCTTCCCCATGAATTGGAGTTAAGTAAAACATATTAGTTCTTACATCATCAAGAAGAAGCATAGGAAAAGCAAACCCTAGAATTCCATCGACATCAACCGATGGACAAAAGAAACAGAACAAAATCCGAGAACTAATCCAAATCTACTGTAGATAAAGGATATTAGTCATCCGATCTCGTGCCGGGAGAACCACGCGGAAGCACGGAAGAATAAACAGAGCGAAGCGAAGAGGCGGAGGCGAATCGGCGACGTGTGTGGCTCTCGAAAGTTCTGGAATAAGTGCCTCCGGAATCCACCGTCTTAGATATACCCTCTCGTATCCGGCCTTTACACGTCTGCAATGCCCTGTGGGCTCCGGTAATTTCCATCATTTGCCCTAATCATGTAAAGGTATACGAGACGGGTTCCCGTCGCGTCGGCCCTGCCTGCTTTGTCATTGGATGAAATAATGGGACCAAAGAATGTATTTCTCCCCTCTTACCCATGTGTATCACATGCAGTAGTGGGCTCCGGTGATTCAGTAATTTCATCCAGTAAAAAGAAGGTAATCTTCTGAGTAGCGTGACCGAGTAGGAAAGTCGCTTCTCTTATTGTTTCACCCCGGTAGATTGTTACCCTTGCCGCGGCACTCGGTTTTTGTACCTGCTTTTTCATTGGATAGCATAGAGTGGGAGAGTGGGTCCAAAAAATTATCTCCCTTTCCCTCGGGTCTTACTCCGGTAATTCGTGTAGCTTAAGCGAGTTGCTTACCCCTCGAGGTTTACTCAATCGACCTACCTGCTTTGTCATTCATCCAGATGAAATGGTTGGGTGATGACTGGCCCAAATGTCATTCTTTCTGAGTATATTGCTGGGTTGAATGAAATATATGATTGATATTAAAGTCCTTGTCGGGAACTAAATAGctaaattgataaaaataaataaaagaaattagCGATCATCTTCCATATGAGTCTTCTGATGAAAATGATATGTTGTCTGCCATGTTATCATGCAACATTTTGCTTCTGATCTTGTAGGATATCGTAAATGAGATGTCCAACAAGTCACAAGTGAAGGAAAGAAATGGGCGATAGAACAGTGCTACAAAACATTCTCGACACTGTTCATTTGGAACAaaatttgtacatcattatgAGAGTATTCATCCCATTTGGTACAAGTCATAAACAGATAATAATCTCTGGGATGTTCAATGTcgaataagaaaaaggaaaatacagTGACATTATCGAACAACTTGCACATATTATTACACATAAATGCAGTACAATAAATATGTCGACCGCTGCGTCAAGTGTTTTTGAACCAAACAAATCAAGATTCAAGGCCGATTTATGTATTCTGCAGCCACGAGTTCGCTTCACATGATCCCAACTGGCACAGGAAACTGATTCTGACAAAAATAATCCCCAGCTGTTACTGTAAACTGTTTACTTAATGCAGCAGCCCTAAAACCTTGATCAATGAAGGATGCAAGAGGTAGCAGCTGAAAAGTGCCATTGATCCGGATAATCTCCAAGGGTGGTGAAAGGGCCGCATATAGTCCTAATGCACAGGATGCAATCACAATGGTTGCCATCTCTCCACACGCAACATCACATGATCTCGTGAAGCTTGGCAGAGCGATTGCAGAACCCTGTTTCTTATACCTACTGCATCAGCCACTCCAGCACGTGTAGACAGTTCAAGGTAGACAAGAGCCTCCGTCATGTCCCCTGACTAAGAACAACATAAAAATAAGAACCTACATTGGTTCCTAGCAAGTTAGCTAATGCATTAGATGCCACTATATACTATGATACCAGAACATGAATTCAAGAGATGAAGAAATTGTGATAACTTTCATGTTTCACGCTATTTATAGGCACAAAAGGGGGACTTACCACTGACAATGTCCAGATAAAGATTTTGCAAAAGAAAGAGAGACAGCATCCAACAGAAATTTTCATAATCTCTATCATACACACTCGCTAGTACAAAAAGTGACATTAGAATTTTTTGCAGATATCATGAAACCTGTTTGCATCTTTTACCCTTTGAAAACTAAGTATTGTTTTATGAAATAAGATTTCATAGCTATAATTTGCTTCATCAAACTTCGAGGTAACAAGCCATTTTCAGTAGATAGTAAACAATATGCTGAGAAGACATACAGAATAAAGCTGAAGACCATGCTCAAACTGTGCTTTACTGTGGCCACCTTTTGCAGCACGCTTCATCCATACTCTTGCATGCCCAATATTTTGGACCAATCCTTCTCCCGTGGAATAACACAAGGAAGTGTTATACATTGCACGCACGTTCCCCCCTTGTGCAGCTCTCAGGTACCATTTAGCCTGTACCAACCGATAAATATCTTATCATTTAGAACACAATTTTAAGGCAAAAGTTCATTGATTTAGCGAACTGATTCACGGACATTAATATGAAAAAAATGTACCAATCGATGAACAGGAATCCTATCATAAATTGCATAACTTCTGAAGGCCAAGTGAGGAATCAAGCAAAGTGGATTCTCCAAATAGAAGATTTAAGATTGACGATTTCCACCAATATCATCTCCCCCCATGCTCATGATATTCCATCCAACCGCCCATCATAACCTACACTGTGGCCTTACTGTCCATGGGTCATAATGATGATATGTTGTGCTGGCTGGGCGGGTGGTGCATTATGTCAACCCTAACTTCAAGCACTGTTTACttttatcaaaatgatgaatCGGACATTAGAAGGTTACTAGATCTTAAGGTCACCTAATGCCCCCACTTTATGCACTTGGGGTTTCTACTTAAATCCAATAAAAATAAAGCAAGGAAATGTCATTCTTAAAAAGATTAAAGAACGATGTACAAAGATCTTGTAACAGGAACGGATCACCAATGCTCAAGtactaaaaaaatatattgattcaGTTAAACAATCAGATAAAAATGAGCAAAATGTGATTGGTTCATAATGAACCAAATATCTTctatacaacaacaataacaacaaaaccataagtccTAATTATTTGGGGTCAACTATATAGATCTTTTGTCgttattgagatatgtaaaaagtcatatatttaattaagttcagagtacttaaatctttatttatagtttatattaaagtttttttaggtcttcctctatctctcatactactaacattaatcatttcacctcttttgACTATCGCATTCGGAAGTCTCCTAAGCATATGCCCATATCATCTTAagcgattttctctcatcttatcctctatcaaaccAGGTATCTTTTATAAGGTAAACATTTTAGAAAGGTATTTTAAGGTCTGCAATCTTATTTATAGGCCTAACCAAATTTCAacacttaagaggattcaaagccACCGTTGTTAACCAACAAAGAATCAAATGTGATTTATATATGTTCTTTAGAAAGTAGATTATCCCTTGGAATTTTAACCCTTTTAGGAATCATTTGCTTGGCCCACGAACTCAAATATTGGTTTGGGCTTTTCTTTCCCAGcataatcatagaaattttcCTGTCAACAATATCATTCAAGTTTTTGGATCTTGCCCAAAAGCTAAAatttaaacaaatgaaaaggttaaAGGACACAAGTTGAGCAACATCTTTTggtaaaaaaattgaaaatatttAACCATCATCATAGATAAATTACAGTGCTAACTGTGCATTAGGCATTAAAATGTTGAACAACTAGTAAACAACATATTGAAAAGCTAGCATTGATGTTTTGGATGGATaaatggttttatcaaaaaaaattattaaaaacttATGCCCTTGAAATTTTTGGTTAGTACCAATAGGAAATTACATGGAAGAAATCACTAATAATGTTTTGGACATGTTGAAAGATCTAAAAGTGTGTTGCTAGGAAATAATCCAGAGTAATGGTATCCAGGAGAGACTGTGGAGggccaaaaaatattttaagagGCAATAAGAATGGTTTCATGGCCTGTCATtgctgtcatcatcatcattattgtgTTTTGGGTGAACTTTGAGCAAAAACACTGATGTCTAATAGTGACGTCAAACTTGTCCTGACCTACTATGATTTTGACCCTCATGTTTGTGCCGTGACAATGGTGTGGCAAGACACACTTCTTGGAAGTTTTGACATTTTGCCAATATGTTACTGTGCCAGCACATATACCAGCATGTACCAGGCTGGTAAATATTATAACCAATCAACTCTAGAAACAAACAGGTTCAACATGATCTAAGGGCTATCATGCTCTTATTACTCCAAACAAAACCACCAATCTGTGCTGTGTGAAATTTCTAACTTGAATGCACTATTCTTCAGGAATTCCAGAACAGCCATAGGGTATGATCTTAAAATCAGACCACCAACTGCATAAGTTGCAGGAACAACATTTTGGCCAAaagttaatttaaaattttaaaaaatagaaaataagatAAACAAAATTGTATTAAAAAACTCATGCAACAAAAAAGTTCAGCCTCAAGATTTATAAATTTAATGTTGAACAAAACATTAGTGTCAATTGATTTCATCCAacaaataatgataataaaaacaaaaaaaaaaatgaactctGCACATTTCAATAGCAAAAATTGTACCAAATTATCATATGTCTGAATGTAACAAAGCAACATGAGCAGAAAAAAGATCCATTTCCTATATAAATTACATATTAGTAAGGATGGATATCACCATATGGAAAAAGGAATATATATTCTACAGAGTCCATTGTGTAAGCATGAAGATAAGTCTAAAGGGCTTAAAGTTTATAGATAGCATACAGCATTTGCTAAGTCATTCTTCACTCCACGGCCTTTATGAAGACAAAGTGCCAAGTTATATTGAGCACTCACATAACCTGATTCAGCTGCTCGATAGAACCACTTCACAGCCTCTTCTGACTTGGGTTGATCAGCTGCAACAGAATATTTTTAGCACAGGTTAAAAAGGTCCTCCCAAACCTATTTGTTCAAAACAAGAAAGAAAGTAAGACACTATAAATACTAATAACAAGTAATTCAGCGATCACTCTCCAGCAGCCTTTGAGGATTAGCAAACAAAATGGCCTACTATTCTTTATCCTGTATTATAATTTCAGCTATGCAAGAGAGAGCAAGTAAGAAGAAAATGTGACCAAAACATCATGAGGCTATATCTTTACTCAAAGATGAACAGTAACAAGTAGAAATATATGCATGTGAAGTAGCTATATGTGAATCTAATTGTAATTGAAAAAGAACCTAAGACAGCTAAACTAATTCAACAACATTCTAGAATGAAAGACAGCAAGCACCCAAGGTTGAAAacactccaaaaaaaaaaaaagatgaaccaGGTGTACAACAAGACTTgatatcccaactatttggggttgactATATGAATCTTTTTCCACCATTGACTATAGATAAACCAAACCAGCTGCAGATCCTGAAGTGATGataactttttcttttcttgcGAAGAGTCCCAAAACCACC
Coding sequences:
- the LOC103997176 gene encoding uncharacterized protein LOC103997176; its protein translation is MTRGSQRETDRQRAQARKGQVKQREDGLTPEQRRERDAKALQEKAAKKAAQAAAGGGTTDSKNKGSAKK